The Helianthus annuus cultivar XRQ/B chromosome 16, HanXRQr2.0-SUNRISE, whole genome shotgun sequence genome includes a window with the following:
- the LOC110918299 gene encoding butyrate--CoA ligase AAE11, peroxisomal: protein MDRIAKHPANYVPLTPLTFIKRAIKIYSNRTSVIDGGVQFTWSETYRRCCRLAYSLRSLNVVKNDVVSVLAPNVPALYEMHFAVPMAGAVLNPINTRLDAKTIVTILRHSEAKVFFVDYEYIPIASEALQMLVKGSEDSSSDHHQHQIPLVIVIDDINKPTSVQFGDLEYEQLIHQGDPEYLGEDLEDEWDAISLNYTSGTTSNPKGVVCSHRGAFLSTLSMIQGWELSNEAVYLWSLPMFHCNGWTFTWGVAARGGTNVCIRNVTASEMYKSISNHKVTHMCCAPIVLNILLEAQHYERCDMTSKVNILIGGSPPPVPVLEKMEDLGFHITHAYGLNEATGPALVCEWQSKWNLLPKDQQARLKARQGVSILTLSDIDVKNTKTMEGVPHDGKTMGEIVLRGSSLMKGYLKAENMTEKAFQNGWLLTGDVGVIHPDGYVEIKDRSKDVIISGGENISSVELESVLYKHPAILEAAVVAMPHTRWGESPCAFVVLKQTGDVNETEILAYCTKNMPKFMVPKKVEFVTKLPKTGTGKVLKEELRKVAKTLGLSTNTTTNSKVRAMSRL from the exons ATGGATAGAATTGCAAAGCATCCAGCAAACTACGTCCCACTTACTCCACTCACTTTCATCAAGAGGGCCATTAAGATTTATTCAAACCGTACCTCCGTCATAGACGGTGGTGTCCAGTTCACATGGAGCGAGACTTATCGAAGATGCTGTCGTCTTGCCTACTCTCTCCGATCACTTAATGTTGTCAAGAATGATGTT GTATCGGTACTCGCACCCAATGTACCGGCATTGTATGAGATGCACTTCGCAGTGCCAATGGCAGGAGCTGTCCTTAATCCGATTAACACAAGGCTAGACGCTAAAACCATAGTCACCATCCTCCGTCATTCTGAAGCCAAGGTCTTCTTCGTTGACTATGAGTACATTCCCATAGCTTCCGAGGCACTACAGATGCTGGTGAAAGGATCCGAAGACAGCTCTTCGGATCACCACCAGCACCAGATACCCTTGGTCATTGTGATCGATGACATCAACAAGCCCACAAGTGTCCAGTTCGGAGACTTGGAGTACGAACAACTTATTCACCAGGGCGACCCAGAATATCTAGGTGAAGATCTAGAGGACGAGTGGGACGCTATCTCACTGAACTACACATCTGGAACCACCTCtaaccctaagggtgtggtctgCAGCCACCGCGGTGCGTTTCTGAGCACGCTGAGCATGATTCAAGGGTGGGAACTTAGTAACGAGGCGGTGTACCTATGGTCACTACCGATGTTCCACTGCAATGGGTGGACATTCACTTGGGGCGTTGCGGCTAGAGGCGGGACAAACGTGTGCATACGTAACGTAACCGCTAGTGAAATGTACAAAAGTATTTCTAACCACAAGGTGACTCACATGTGTTGTGCCCCTATTGTCCTTAACATCCTGTTAGAGGCCCAACATTATGAGCGCTGTGACATGACCTCTAAGGTAAACATACTCATTGGGGGATCGCCTCCCCCGGTCCCCGTGTTGGAGAAGATGGAGGACCTTGGATTTCACATAACACATGCCTATGGCCTTAATGAGGCCACCGGGCCTGCACTTGTGTGCGAGTGGCAATCAAAATGGAATCTACTACCCAAAGATCAACAGGCCCGACTGAAGGCCCGTCAAGGTGTAAGTATACTAACGCTTTCTGATATCGATGTAAAGAACACAAAAACAATGGAGGGTGTCCCGCATGATGGAAAGACGATGGGAGAGATCGTACTTCGAGGAAGTAGTCTCATGAAAG GATACTTAAAAGCTGAAAACATGACTGAAAAGGCTTTTCAAAACGGATGGCTATTAACCGGGGATGTGGGAGTCATCCATCCAGACGGATACGTGGAAATCAAAGACAGATCTAAAGACGTGATCATCTCTGGTGGCGAAAACATCAGTAGTGTGGAACTAGAGTCGGTTCTATACAAACACCCCGCGATACTAGAAGCTGCAGTGGTGGCGATGCCTCATACGCGGTGGGGAGAAAGCCCTTGTGCTTTTGTTGTCTTGAAACAGACAGGAGACGTAAATGAAACCGAAATCTTGGCATATTGTACGAAAAACATGCCAAAGTTTATGGTTCCAAAAAAGGTGGAGTTTGTGACAAAACTACCAAAGACAGGAACCGGTAAAGTACTTAAAGAGgagcttagaaaagtggcaaaAACTCTTGGATTGTCAACAAACACAACCACAAACAGCAAGGTTCGTGCGATGTCTAGACTTTGA